One window of Oligoflexus sp. genomic DNA carries:
- a CDS encoding Rrf2 family transcriptional regulator, whose translation MQLSLHADYACRVLIYLAARDAPRSSIEEIARAFKISENHLVKVVHRLGQLGFIATTRGRNGGLRLGRDPELISMGEVIRRMEPHFEVVECFSSTSNTCPITGICGLQPALFKARDAFLQTLDSVTLASVAQNHEALRQSLGATPA comes from the coding sequence GTGCAACTCTCACTGCATGCAGATTACGCCTGTCGCGTCCTTATATATCTGGCCGCCCGTGACGCTCCGCGCTCGTCCATCGAAGAGATTGCGCGTGCTTTTAAAATTTCTGAAAATCATCTCGTCAAGGTCGTGCATCGTTTGGGACAGCTTGGGTTTATTGCGACGACACGCGGCCGCAACGGAGGCCTGCGCCTCGGCCGTGATCCGGAATTGATTTCCATGGGTGAAGTCATCCGCCGCATGGAGCCTCACTTCGAAGTTGTCGAATGCTTCAGCAGCACATCGAACACCTGTCCGATCACCGGAATCTGTGGCCTTCAGCCGGCGCTCTTCAAAGCCCGCGATGCTTTTCTGCAAACGCTTGATAGCGTGACCCTGGCCTCGGTCGCCCAGAATCATGAGGCTTTGCGTCAATCGCTCGGAGCAACGCCCGCCTGA
- a CDS encoding 7TM diverse intracellular signaling domain-containing protein, giving the protein MILHVFMCFMAFAMTLSLEANPRRPVTQGVLDLTDWDAKQHPVIPMGGEWEFYWSQLLEPQDFASGRPSGLEYLGVPGGWYRHSEHPEKGYATYRLHVKLKEPQEIAFAWPPFWSASKLFVDGELIATNGRVGPSDDPKHYEPGVRSGRQVFTPRSAEFDIVVQTASFEFFVTGIAATPHMGTLEGLTQLREREIFVDLFLIGSLMIMAIYHFCLYALRTQARSTLCFGMICLSSSFYMFAASSRSLLVMFPELSFRTQIVLFNSWIAGMPFFAYFTYELFPKFFSKRMVYFAALTAFPFYTFIHLTEPRTFVDLTVFMQLVAMTIGVYSVYAVTRAVRAHAEGSLLFLSGTAIFVTASFHDIALASGRFTFESYPMGSVGMFSFICFQSILLARRFSHAFVRVEVSEMEIRKLSDDLRVERDHVVSMNANLENIVDEKTRDIRSIMAHIQLGIFAITRDGFRIHKDYSQHLKQLFEREELADADACTVLFEGVNLSSDEVSQAVNALAASLGETLLAYEMNAHCLPREIKRRRADGQDRTLDLSWNPIANDEDVIEKILVTVRDVTELRALEEEAHDRKEELQFIGELINVTPEAFRRFIQSCHDFIYENRKLLNSQSLYQKDLEVLKVLFINMHTMKGAARSLYFKKMTRIFHDVEQYYALLQRDPQTRWDIEKMKRDLDEVEHIVNTYAEINKDKLGRKSGDERDIELTEGQVISLYRNLSFFEADYRELVRAKDASVLSQMKNSLFPLIFTPAESVLIEICQCVSTLAKDLEKARPVVRIQAENFFMTRRGEDLLRRVFVHILRNSMDHGIEKPDVRKGKGKGKGKLEAGLITITMEKLSDVVVLRYQDDGRGLDIEAIRSRARSQKLSEYHDQLSLQDAAELIFCSGLSTATKVGDISGRGVGMDAVRKYLRKEHGDIELQLIDPRSVTGGYYPFLFVMRLPLDLFASAEAIPVEEAA; this is encoded by the coding sequence ATGATTCTGCATGTTTTTATGTGCTTTATGGCCTTCGCGATGACCCTGTCCCTGGAGGCCAATCCGAGGCGTCCTGTGACCCAAGGCGTTTTGGATTTAACCGATTGGGATGCGAAGCAGCATCCGGTGATCCCGATGGGCGGCGAATGGGAATTCTATTGGTCGCAGCTTTTGGAGCCTCAGGATTTTGCGAGCGGAAGACCGAGCGGCCTTGAATATCTGGGAGTGCCCGGGGGTTGGTATCGGCATTCCGAGCATCCGGAAAAAGGCTACGCAACGTATCGACTGCATGTGAAGTTGAAAGAACCGCAGGAGATCGCCTTTGCCTGGCCTCCTTTCTGGTCGGCCTCGAAACTCTTTGTGGATGGCGAGCTGATCGCCACGAACGGTCGTGTGGGTCCGAGCGATGATCCCAAGCATTACGAACCAGGTGTCCGTTCCGGCCGTCAGGTGTTTACGCCGCGCTCCGCGGAATTTGATATCGTGGTGCAGACGGCCAGTTTTGAATTCTTTGTCACGGGCATCGCTGCGACGCCCCACATGGGAACTCTGGAAGGCCTTACGCAGCTGCGGGAACGTGAAATCTTCGTCGATCTTTTTCTGATCGGCAGTCTCATGATCATGGCCATCTATCATTTCTGCCTCTATGCCTTGCGAACCCAAGCGCGCTCGACGCTTTGTTTTGGAATGATCTGCCTCTCGTCCTCTTTCTATATGTTTGCCGCCTCCAGCCGTTCCCTTTTGGTTATGTTTCCTGAGCTTTCCTTCCGCACACAGATTGTACTGTTCAACTCCTGGATTGCGGGCATGCCGTTTTTCGCTTACTTCACCTATGAACTCTTTCCCAAATTCTTCTCAAAACGCATGGTTTATTTCGCTGCTTTGACGGCCTTTCCCTTCTACACGTTCATCCACCTCACCGAGCCGCGAACTTTTGTGGATCTGACCGTCTTCATGCAGCTCGTCGCGATGACGATAGGCGTCTATTCCGTCTATGCCGTAACCCGCGCAGTCCGGGCCCATGCCGAAGGCTCTCTGCTCTTTTTAAGCGGCACAGCGATCTTCGTCACCGCATCGTTCCATGACATTGCGCTCGCCAGCGGCCGCTTCACCTTTGAATCGTATCCTATGGGCAGCGTGGGCATGTTCTCCTTCATCTGCTTTCAATCCATCCTCCTGGCTCGGCGCTTTTCCCATGCCTTTGTCCGGGTTGAAGTTTCAGAAATGGAAATTCGCAAACTTTCCGATGATTTGCGGGTGGAGCGCGATCATGTTGTCTCGATGAATGCCAATCTGGAAAACATCGTGGACGAGAAGACCCGTGATATCCGTTCGATCATGGCCCATATTCAGCTGGGCATCTTCGCGATAACCCGCGATGGGTTCCGCATCCATAAGGACTACTCGCAGCATCTGAAGCAGCTCTTCGAACGGGAGGAGCTTGCCGACGCGGATGCCTGCACCGTGCTCTTCGAAGGCGTGAATCTGAGTTCGGATGAAGTCAGCCAGGCTGTGAATGCTCTCGCGGCCTCGCTGGGTGAAACTTTGCTGGCTTATGAAATGAATGCGCATTGCCTGCCGCGCGAGATCAAAAGGCGCCGGGCGGATGGCCAGGATCGTACCCTGGATCTTTCGTGGAACCCGATTGCCAATGACGAGGATGTCATTGAGAAGATACTGGTCACCGTGCGGGACGTGACGGAACTGCGGGCCCTGGAGGAAGAGGCTCATGATCGCAAAGAGGAGCTGCAGTTCATCGGCGAACTGATCAACGTCACGCCGGAAGCGTTCCGGCGCTTCATTCAGAGCTGTCATGATTTCATCTATGAAAACAGAAAGCTCCTCAATTCGCAGAGCCTTTATCAAAAGGATCTTGAGGTGCTGAAGGTCCTCTTCATCAACATGCATACCATGAAAGGGGCCGCGCGTTCCCTTTACTTTAAGAAGATGACTCGCATCTTCCATGATGTGGAGCAGTATTATGCGCTGCTGCAGCGCGATCCGCAGACCCGCTGGGATATCGAGAAGATGAAGCGGGATCTCGATGAAGTCGAGCACATCGTGAATACCTACGCCGAAATCAATAAGGATAAGCTCGGCCGCAAATCCGGGGATGAAAGGGATATAGAACTGACGGAAGGCCAGGTCATCAGTCTCTATCGGAATCTTTCGTTCTTTGAAGCTGATTACAGAGAGCTTGTTCGGGCCAAGGATGCCAGCGTTTTGAGCCAAATGAAAAATTCCCTCTTTCCTTTGATCTTCACTCCGGCGGAAAGCGTTCTGATCGAGATTTGCCAGTGCGTCAGCACCTTGGCCAAGGATTTGGAGAAGGCGAGGCCGGTGGTCCGCATCCAGGCGGAAAACTTTTTCATGACAAGGCGCGGCGAAGATCTTTTGCGCCGCGTTTTCGTGCATATCCTGCGGAACTCGATGGATCATGGGATTGAAAAGCCCGATGTGCGCAAAGGCAAAGGCAAAGGCAAAGGCAAGCTTGAAGCCGGCCTTATCACGATTACGATGGAAAAGCTTTCGGACGTCGTCGTCCTCCGTTATCAGGACGATGGACGCGGGCTTGATATCGAAGCCATCCGCAGCCGGGCCAGAAGCCAGAAATTGAGCGAGTATCATGATCAACTGTCGCTGCAGGACGCGGCCGAACTGATTTTCTGCTCGGGTCTCTCCACGGCCACCAAGGTTGGGGATATTTCGGGCCGTGGCGTGGGCATGGATGCCGTCCGCAAATACTTGCGCAAGGAACATGGTGACATCGAACTGCAATTGATCGATCCGCGCTCCGTGACAGGAGGGTACTATCCCTTCCTTTTCGTTATGCGACTGCCCCTGGATCTTTTTGCATCGGCCGAGGCGATCCCGGTGGAGGAGGCAGCGTGA
- a CDS encoding phospholipase D-like domain-containing protein: MTARQDSFWTEKNSSSSSQGNDCCLYCDGEAYFHAFIHACAQARHSIYILGWDLHTQTQLRPRPEDSHQDWTLLAFLQRILQKTPELHIHLLTWRPAPLYIMERERLQNFKFTGWTHPRLHFRADSRHPLGGSHHQKVVVVDDQLAFVGGIDLTIRRWDSCRHRALDPLRKDPEGHSYQPYHDTQLGLSGPAAVQLAWLFRERWRKLTQEKLRPVDASIGMAPIELDGRDAIATFRNTPVSISVTDPGFRKARATLEIAELYKDLLRSAEKYVFIETQYLTSRHLVEVLCGVLSRPMPPDIFIILPERLGPWLEKKTMTHLQALALTEMTNHDHKGKLRILYPFDRELLPIYKYVTVHSKLMVVDDCFLTLGSANLNNRSMGLDTECNVTIDARDRPHLQASIRQAVAFIIAHYANDRVDYALRKFEHAASLTPLIESLRMISPYKHLADFKIRLAPEDFIPWVDAQWLDMDQPTSMELALDRWGRTLEAIQRPLKIPSRVLTFVMTGLAAVSIAASHVWMVQPLQESPWHGMTIQFSGLLLIPLLYLLAYLVFAPINLLILLAAGFFPSLEALPYIVVAVIIFVSVAYAGGRTLGRVFFPALHKALEKGDLAALCLLQTMPIAPHMLVNAAAGAAGVPFLRFLLLTLIGMIPGCVMLALFQRSVIQLFIDPSWSSAGPLLILLMFISYIFRWSSQRFANYGSL; encoded by the coding sequence ATGACGGCTCGGCAAGATTCATTTTGGACTGAAAAAAACTCCTCATCCTCCAGTCAGGGCAATGACTGCTGCCTCTACTGTGATGGCGAAGCCTATTTCCATGCTTTCATTCACGCCTGCGCGCAAGCCAGGCATTCGATCTATATCCTGGGCTGGGACCTGCATACCCAGACCCAGCTGCGGCCCCGGCCGGAAGATTCCCATCAGGACTGGACTCTGCTGGCGTTTCTACAAAGAATTCTGCAAAAGACGCCTGAGCTTCATATTCATCTGCTGACCTGGCGACCGGCTCCGCTTTACATCATGGAGCGGGAGAGGCTGCAGAATTTCAAGTTCACCGGATGGACTCATCCCCGTCTTCATTTTCGAGCCGACTCCCGTCATCCGCTGGGGGGATCGCATCATCAAAAAGTTGTGGTCGTGGATGATCAGCTGGCTTTCGTGGGCGGCATTGATCTGACCATACGCCGCTGGGATAGCTGCCGACATAGGGCTCTGGATCCTTTGCGCAAGGATCCAGAAGGACACTCCTATCAGCCCTATCATGATACGCAGCTGGGGCTCTCCGGTCCTGCGGCCGTGCAACTCGCCTGGCTTTTTCGTGAACGTTGGAGGAAGCTGACGCAAGAGAAGCTGCGACCCGTCGATGCGAGTATCGGGATGGCCCCGATAGAATTGGACGGGCGCGACGCCATTGCCACGTTCCGGAATACTCCCGTCAGCATCTCGGTCACCGATCCTGGTTTTCGCAAGGCGCGGGCGACGCTTGAGATTGCGGAACTCTATAAGGACCTTTTACGAAGCGCTGAAAAATACGTCTTCATTGAAACGCAGTACCTGACTTCACGACACCTTGTGGAGGTCCTCTGCGGCGTGCTGTCGCGTCCCATGCCCCCGGATATTTTCATCATACTTCCCGAGCGCCTCGGACCCTGGCTCGAAAAAAAAACCATGACCCACCTGCAGGCCCTGGCGCTGACGGAGATGACGAATCACGATCACAAGGGAAAGCTGAGGATCCTTTATCCCTTCGACCGTGAACTGCTGCCCATCTATAAGTACGTGACCGTGCACAGCAAGCTGATGGTGGTGGATGACTGCTTTCTGACTTTGGGTTCGGCCAATCTCAATAACCGCTCGATGGGACTCGATACCGAATGCAACGTAACGATTGATGCCCGTGATCGGCCTCATCTTCAGGCAAGCATTCGGCAGGCCGTTGCCTTCATCATAGCCCACTATGCCAATGACAGGGTGGACTATGCGCTGCGAAAATTCGAACACGCTGCTTCCCTGACGCCGCTGATTGAAAGTCTGCGTATGATTTCGCCCTATAAGCATCTGGCCGATTTCAAGATTCGCCTTGCGCCTGAAGACTTCATTCCCTGGGTGGATGCGCAGTGGCTCGATATGGATCAGCCGACCTCTATGGAACTGGCTTTGGACCGTTGGGGGCGGACGCTCGAAGCGATTCAGCGACCTTTGAAAATTCCGTCGCGGGTTCTGACCTTTGTCATGACGGGACTCGCCGCTGTCAGCATTGCCGCGTCCCATGTGTGGATGGTGCAGCCGCTGCAGGAAAGCCCCTGGCATGGCATGACCATTCAGTTCTCGGGGCTGCTGCTGATCCCTCTCCTTTATCTGCTTGCCTATCTTGTTTTTGCCCCGATCAATCTGCTTATTCTGTTGGCCGCTGGCTTTTTTCCAAGTTTGGAGGCTTTGCCCTATATCGTTGTCGCTGTGATCATCTTTGTATCCGTGGCCTATGCAGGTGGTCGGACTCTTGGTCGTGTTTTTTTTCCCGCCCTGCATAAAGCTCTGGAAAAGGGCGACCTTGCTGCACTTTGCCTGCTGCAGACGATGCCCATTGCCCCGCATATGCTGGTGAATGCGGCCGCTGGTGCCGCTGGAGTGCCCTTTCTTCGTTTTCTTCTGCTCACACTCATCGGCATGATACCAGGCTGCGTGATGCTCGCCCTGTTCCAGCGCTCCGTCATTCAGCTGTTCATCGACCCCAGCTGGTCCAGCGCCGGTCCCCTGCTTATCCTTCTCATGTTCATCTCTTATATTTTCCGTTGGTCAAGCCAACGCTTTGCAAATTATGGGAGCCTATAA
- a CDS encoding PRC-barrel domain-containing protein, giving the protein MLYRADSILNQKVEATDGVVGRIKDLYFDDSSWTLRYLVVDTGGWLTGRDVLIGSESLVAFDEARGAMVTRLSQMQIENSPAAEQGQPLSRMSEIQLSQYYGWSPYWMAPTGLFPWSKTYSFPRDASAPNGGPASSQFEKEFEEQSHGEPNLRSFVDLKNYGLHASDGDIGQVEDLLLEPESWRITHLIADTRLWWPGGLVVIDRALIQKVDWPERQIVVGMTRDQVKNSPAYDKHHAVDEKYQIQLSDYYRGVNADRDRSHPAHPCADAHPQF; this is encoded by the coding sequence ATGCTTTACCGGGCGGATTCGATACTGAATCAAAAAGTGGAAGCGACGGATGGAGTGGTTGGTCGCATCAAGGATCTTTACTTTGATGATTCCAGCTGGACCTTGCGGTACCTCGTGGTGGATACCGGGGGTTGGCTGACAGGCCGCGATGTTCTGATCGGCTCCGAATCGCTGGTCGCGTTTGATGAGGCGCGCGGCGCCATGGTCACTCGACTTTCGCAAATGCAGATTGAAAACAGCCCCGCGGCGGAGCAGGGCCAGCCTCTGTCCCGCATGAGCGAAATCCAGTTGAGCCAGTACTATGGTTGGTCACCCTACTGGATGGCGCCCACGGGACTTTTTCCCTGGTCGAAGACCTACAGTTTCCCGCGTGATGCCTCGGCTCCCAATGGTGGTCCCGCTTCATCGCAGTTCGAGAAGGAATTTGAAGAGCAGAGTCACGGCGAACCGAATCTTCGCAGTTTCGTGGATTTGAAGAATTATGGACTTCATGCGAGCGATGGCGATATCGGCCAGGTCGAGGATCTTTTGCTGGAACCTGAATCCTGGCGCATCACGCATCTGATCGCTGATACCCGCCTTTGGTGGCCAGGCGGCCTTGTCGTCATCGATCGCGCGTTGATTCAAAAAGTCGATTGGCCTGAACGGCAAATCGTGGTCGGCATGACCCGTGATCAGGTGAAAAACTCACCCGCATATGACAAGCATCATGCTGTCGACGAGAAATACCAGATCCAACTTTCCGATTATTACCGCGGCGTGAACGCGGATAGAGACAGAAGCCATCCTGCGCATCCCTGCGCTGATGCCCATCCTCAGTTTTAA
- a CDS encoding group 1 truncated hemoglobin, with product MTTLYQKLGGQGAVDAVVETFYRRVLTDERVMDFFDDIDMDEQITKQKAFLTMVFGGPVAYSGKDMRDGHRHLVARGLNDQHVDAVVELLAASLAEHGVNADDIEEVAKIANSVRNDVLNRPN from the coding sequence ATGACAACGCTTTATCAAAAACTTGGTGGTCAGGGCGCTGTTGACGCCGTCGTCGAAACGTTTTATCGCCGGGTTTTGACGGATGAACGCGTGATGGATTTTTTCGATGATATCGATATGGATGAGCAGATCACCAAGCAGAAAGCATTTCTGACCATGGTGTTTGGCGGCCCTGTGGCTTATAGCGGAAAAGATATGCGCGATGGTCATCGCCATCTTGTGGCCCGCGGTCTGAATGATCAGCATGTCGATGCCGTGGTTGAACTTCTTGCGGCCTCGCTTGCCGAGCACGGCGTGAATGCCGACGACATTGAAGAGGTGGCCAAGATCGCGAACAGCGTTCGCAATGATGTTTTGAATCGCCCCAATTGA
- a CDS encoding sterol desaturase family protein has translation MMENIFHPLINLSSPFCPLYLLPTVGFAVLWLRHSQSWTFQEAVDYLWQQGRENRRFIGRDGLWALFQMLCLRVPLAAWHLALFQWAYEATLGLSPGAGWGFALDHVWEALLGTVLTMLAIDFAAYAMHRALHDLPGLWWIHRLHHATEFLTPFSTLRQNPLEPLLLSGARGLAAGVMLGVLHLLLPNETPIWTIAGMGPGFFLYMFTVNLHHAPLPIRYPKALRMILISPHIHHIHHSKAPEHHGKNFGVIFSFWDRWLGTYWDQEVGLGELQFGIEA, from the coding sequence ATGATGGAGAATATTTTTCATCCGTTGATAAATCTTTCGTCTCCGTTTTGTCCTCTTTATCTTCTGCCTACGGTCGGGTTCGCTGTTCTCTGGCTTCGCCATTCTCAAAGCTGGACGTTTCAAGAGGCGGTCGATTACCTTTGGCAACAAGGTCGCGAGAACAGGCGCTTCATCGGCAGGGATGGACTGTGGGCTCTCTTTCAGATGCTTTGCCTCAGAGTGCCTTTGGCCGCCTGGCATTTGGCACTCTTTCAATGGGCTTATGAAGCGACCTTGGGGCTTTCTCCAGGCGCCGGCTGGGGTTTTGCCTTGGATCACGTGTGGGAAGCTTTGCTGGGAACCGTCCTGACCATGCTGGCCATTGATTTCGCCGCCTATGCCATGCATCGTGCTCTGCATGATCTGCCCGGACTCTGGTGGATTCATAGGCTCCATCACGCCACCGAGTTTCTGACTCCTTTTTCCACTCTGCGGCAGAACCCGCTGGAGCCTCTTCTTTTGAGTGGTGCGCGGGGTTTGGCCGCAGGCGTGATGTTGGGCGTTTTGCACCTTCTTCTGCCGAATGAAACACCGATCTGGACTATTGCTGGAATGGGGCCGGGATTTTTTCTTTATATGTTTACCGTCAATCTTCATCACGCACCGCTGCCGATTCGCTATCCCAAGGCCCTGCGCATGATTTTGATCAGCCCTCATATCCACCACATCCATCACAGCAAGGCACCGGAGCATCACGGGAAAAATTTTGGAGTGATTTTTTCGTTCTGGGATCGGTGGCTGGGAACCTATTGGGATCAGGAGGTGGGCCTTGGAGAATTGCAGTTCGGAATCGAGGCGTGA
- a CDS encoding DUF6607 family protein: MRLIKLGLLGYLLGMSTWAAADTAPSFIQNMAGCFSVRFNFVENGDHDAFYQPVLERADLSQADAVWHLRRYLVIEGSEQIHWREEWRLKDAANEVWEQTVYGPFEDFRYQCSGMLVDNSWRCEAPKAPKPRRDQNQPYETLDRENTLKFNPKRWIHMQKNDKRMADGSLFAVELGWNQYDRTDAASCQARSRR, encoded by the coding sequence ATGCGCCTTATCAAGTTGGGACTGCTTGGCTATCTTTTGGGAATGAGCACCTGGGCCGCTGCCGACACGGCTCCATCCTTCATCCAGAATATGGCGGGCTGTTTTTCGGTTCGCTTTAACTTCGTGGAGAACGGTGATCATGATGCCTTCTATCAACCCGTCCTGGAACGCGCGGATTTAAGTCAGGCCGATGCTGTCTGGCATCTGCGACGCTATCTCGTCATCGAAGGCAGCGAGCAAATTCACTGGCGGGAAGAATGGCGTTTGAAAGATGCGGCCAATGAAGTTTGGGAACAAACCGTTTACGGCCCCTTCGAAGATTTCCGTTACCAGTGCAGCGGCATGCTCGTGGACAACAGCTGGCGCTGCGAGGCTCCCAAGGCTCCGAAGCCGCGCCGCGATCAGAATCAACCCTATGAGACGCTCGATCGCGAGAACACACTGAAGTTCAATCCCAAGCGTTGGATTCACATGCAGAAGAATGACAAGCGCATGGCAGATGGATCGCTCTTCGCTGTGGAACTGGGCTGGAATCAATACGACCGGACCGACGCCGCATCCTGCCAGGCTCGGAGCCGACGCTAA
- a CDS encoding 2Fe-2S iron-sulfur cluster-binding protein — protein sequence MNFHIQYQGRTVPLNQGETVLEALERTGIDVPSSCRAGACQTCMMRATEGSVPHAAQAGLKETLKKSGHFLSCICRPAQNLVCEPAHTADFRGPVTIQEIRPLGPDVVLVQLSRPPNFDFNPGQFVTLRRADAVSRSYSIASQRAALDTLDIHVRRVPQGQLSGWFHQEARPGDELWLEGPKGDCFYYPGNPEEPLLLIGTGTGMAPLFAVALDACQQGHTGPISIYHGALSADRFYLVEELQELTRAFPQISYVRCVLKGPAESGIQVGELKDIVLSGLTDPKQKRVYLCGDPGLVRILKKQIFLAGVSMNRLHADPFVGTGA from the coding sequence ATGAACTTTCATATTCAGTATCAGGGACGCACGGTGCCCTTGAATCAAGGTGAAACCGTCCTGGAGGCTTTGGAAAGAACAGGGATTGACGTCCCATCTTCATGTCGGGCAGGGGCCTGTCAGACCTGTATGATGCGGGCCACGGAAGGTTCGGTGCCGCATGCGGCGCAGGCGGGGCTGAAAGAGACTCTGAAAAAAAGTGGACACTTTTTATCCTGCATCTGTCGCCCGGCTCAAAATCTGGTCTGCGAACCCGCGCATACTGCGGATTTTCGCGGGCCTGTGACGATCCAGGAGATCAGGCCACTCGGACCGGATGTGGTGCTCGTTCAGTTAAGCCGTCCTCCGAATTTTGATTTCAATCCGGGACAGTTTGTGACTCTGCGTCGCGCCGATGCTGTTTCACGCAGCTACTCGATCGCTTCCCAGCGGGCGGCGCTGGATACGCTGGACATTCATGTCCGCCGTGTGCCCCAGGGACAGCTGAGCGGTTGGTTTCATCAGGAGGCGAGGCCTGGTGATGAACTCTGGCTCGAAGGGCCCAAGGGAGACTGCTTCTATTATCCGGGCAATCCTGAGGAACCCCTGCTTTTGATCGGAACAGGCACCGGGATGGCTCCGCTTTTTGCGGTAGCCCTGGACGCCTGTCAGCAGGGGCATACCGGGCCCATCTCCATTTATCATGGAGCGCTTTCCGCAGACCGTTTCTATCTGGTTGAAGAACTGCAGGAACTGACCCGCGCGTTTCCGCAGATTAGCTATGTGCGCTGCGTTCTGAAAGGCCCGGCCGAGTCCGGCATTCAGGTGGGTGAATTGAAGGATATCGTTCTGTCTGGACTCACTGATCCCAAACAGAAGCGGGTCTATCTTTGCGGGGATCCGGGGCTGGTCCGAATTCTGAAGAAACAGATTTTCCTGGCTGGAGTCAGCATGAATCGCTTGCATGCGGATCCTTTTGTCGGCACGGGTGCCTGA
- a CDS encoding leucine-rich repeat domain-containing protein, with translation MKSLVIFLAACGILTACKDDSSQKSEEQGPTAAAESTPVVEDTSQSDFSRYCREEVEKGAGSEISVYTKLFNARNCTELELNLQKQAQPYLAKKDISDLKPLSFFTHFTSLDLADNRITDLSALSAMKKLDRVDISGNPVSSLAPLGGLTQLRTLNANAIKATDWSSVAPLTALTTLWVKGNALTDISFVSGMKALQDLRLSENSISDLSALSGLTKVTMLEIKKNRITALTPLGSMVEMRELLLNDNQITSLAPLTTMTGLVTLEARNNQIADLSPALSLTKLSYLLVSGNQISTVAPVKDIKVVSEIDLANNPLGTSVAKTAANCPADATTNIYIREFCTATP, from the coding sequence ATGAAATCGTTAGTAATATTTTTGGCTGCCTGCGGGATTTTAACCGCCTGTAAGGATGATTCTTCCCAAAAAAGCGAAGAGCAGGGGCCCACGGCCGCTGCGGAATCGACCCCGGTGGTAGAGGATACTTCGCAAAGCGATTTCAGTCGCTACTGTCGCGAAGAGGTCGAGAAGGGTGCGGGCAGCGAGATCAGCGTTTATACCAAGCTTTTCAACGCCCGAAACTGCACCGAGCTGGAGCTGAACCTGCAAAAACAGGCTCAACCTTATCTAGCCAAGAAAGATATTAGCGATCTGAAGCCCCTCAGCTTTTTTACTCATTTCACCTCACTTGATTTGGCTGATAACAGGATCACGGATCTGAGTGCTCTGAGTGCCATGAAGAAACTCGATCGCGTCGACATCTCGGGAAACCCTGTCAGCAGCCTCGCCCCCCTGGGTGGGTTGACTCAACTGCGGACGCTTAACGCCAATGCCATCAAGGCCACCGACTGGAGCAGCGTCGCGCCTCTGACCGCCCTTACGACTCTTTGGGTCAAAGGCAATGCGCTGACGGATATCAGCTTTGTTTCCGGTATGAAGGCCCTGCAGGATCTTCGACTTTCTGAAAACAGCATCAGCGATCTGAGCGCTCTTTCCGGGCTGACCAAGGTCACGATGCTCGAAATCAAAAAGAACAGGATCACCGCGCTGACGCCTCTGGGTTCCATGGTGGAGATGCGGGAGCTTCTTTTGAACGACAATCAGATTACGTCGCTCGCACCGCTTACGACCATGACCGGACTTGTCACGCTGGAAGCCCGCAACAATCAGATCGCGGACCTTTCCCCGGCGCTCAGTCTGACCAAACTCAGCTATCTTTTGGTTTCCGGTAACCAGATCAGCACCGTAGCCCCCGTGAAGGATATCAAGGTGGTTTCCGAGATCGACCTTGCGAACAATCCTTTGGGAACGAGCGTGGCAAAAACAGCAGCCAATTGTCCCGCCGATGCGACTACCAATATTTATATTCGTGAATTTTGCACGGCTACACCCTGA
- a CDS encoding superoxide dismutase family protein, with protein sequence MKKEFCVLALTLVTAPAWAQTQNTRDLKQNAEQRTEAKMASDLKQGVTFAEATLAPKSGSKLSGTVIFSRVQNAVQVIASITGGTPGKHGIHIHEKGDCSAADASSAGGHFNPTGAPHAGPTAQARHVGDLGNITVKGDGVGYLTLDVPNVNGFTDWNSIIGKAVVVHAKVDDEKSQPAGAAGDRIACGVIQGVTAQGPSQTDAKKQPQK encoded by the coding sequence ATGAAGAAAGAATTCTGCGTACTTGCCCTGACCCTCGTCACTGCCCCAGCCTGGGCTCAGACCCAAAATACCCGCGATCTCAAACAGAACGCCGAGCAAAGGACCGAAGCAAAAATGGCCTCGGACCTGAAGCAAGGAGTCACTTTTGCTGAAGCCACATTGGCTCCGAAAAGCGGATCAAAACTATCGGGAACCGTGATTTTTAGCCGCGTGCAAAATGCTGTGCAGGTGATTGCCTCCATCACAGGTGGCACACCTGGCAAGCACGGCATTCATATTCATGAGAAAGGCGATTGCAGCGCTGCCGATGCTTCCTCCGCAGGTGGGCACTTCAATCCCACGGGCGCGCCTCACGCGGGCCCCACGGCTCAAGCTCGCCACGTGGGCGATTTGGGCAATATCACAGTGAAAGGAGATGGCGTCGGCTATCTCACTTTGGATGTTCCCAATGTCAATGGCTTTACCGATTGGAACAGCATCATCGGCAAGGCTGTGGTGGTCCATGCGAAAGTTGATGATGAAAAATCGCAGCCAGCCGGAGCAGCCGGTGATCGTATCGCCTGCGGAGTCATTCAAGGGGTCACAGCTCAGGGCCCATCGCAAACTGACGCCAAAAAACAGCCGCAAAAATAA